From the Mahella australiensis 50-1 BON genome, the window AAATGCCAATATTTCGTTCACGTCATATTGGCTTAAACCTATAGCTACTGATGCCGGTATCACAGGAAAAGTATTTACTATCATATGTCCGTTTCGCTTTAACATGGGCATGTTTCTTGCTGCTTCGGATGGTTCCATTCCTATTATAAGGTCGGCACCGGCTTTCGGTATGAGAGGGCCGAATATTTCACGTCCTAAACGTATGTGGCTTACTACAGCACCTTCCCGCTGTGACATTCCTATGGTTTCGGCAGTGGTTACATGAAGGCCGGCTTTCATAGCAGCCAATCCTAACAGCCTTGATGTCAGTATCACGCCTTGTCCGCCGACTCCCGCTACTAGTATATCGTATTGCATGTTAATCCTCTCCTTCCGGAACTATAGCACCTACTGGGCATATCTGCGCGCATAAACCACAACCTGCGCATGTGGACTGAATTGCTGGCATATCATCAATGACAAACAATGCAGGACATCCCAGCTGTTCTACACAGTAGTTGCACAGCGTACATATTTGCTCATCTACAGTATAATGTTTATCGGATTTTTCTAAATTCGTGCACGGGCCCTTAAATATAAGCACCGATGGCCCATCGACTTCTACAACTTGCTTTATAGCATCGGTACATGCTTTTAGGTTTTGTCCATCTATTTCTTCTACGGTTTTTACACCGCAGCTTCTGGCTATCTCAGCTATAGACACGGCAACGGTAGGTTTACCGGTGGCAGTTATCCCTATGCCAGGATGAGGCTGATGACCGGTCATAGCCGTTGTGCGGTTGTCCAATACCGCTATCATTATGTTTGCATTGTTATATACGGCATTTATTATAGCAGGTATGCCAGAATGAAAGAATGTAGAATCACCTATAAAAGCTATGTGTTTTACATTCGGCTGTGCGTGCTGCAAACCGGCAGCTATGCTTATACCGGCGCCCATGCATAAGCATGTATCCACCATATCCAAAGGCTGTGCATTTCCAAGCGTATAGCAGCCTATATCGCCTGAAAACACAGCTGGTATGCCATTTAAAGCTCGCTTAAAGGCATAAAATACGGTGCGATGCATACAACCTGCGCATAGGGTGGGCTGCCTGCTTGGCAAAGGCGGAATGTTTTGCACATCCACAAGAGGTGCTGGGTTTTTTATTCTCGATTCTGCACCTATAGACTTTAAGCATTTTTGAAGGCCTTCTTTTACTATGTCAACGTTGTATTCCCCGCATTTTGGAAACATGCCATCGATTTTGCCTAAAATACTTGCCGGTAACTTATAGCGACCTACAAGCTGAAGCATTTGTTCTTCCAAATACGAGTCCAATTCTTCTACAGCGATTATGTGGTCAAGACCTTTAGCAAATTCAAACGCCTTTGCTTCGGGAAATGGATACGGTGTTCCGATTTCTAGCAACTTTACATTTAGGTCTAGGTCGGCTAATGCTTCTTGCACATATTTTCGACTGACACCTGAAGATATAATGCCTATTTTACCGTTACCGCTTATGCGATTAAAGGGAGATGCAGAGAAAATGTTTGCCAACTCGCCTTGTAAATTTTCCAGCCATGGATGCCTTTGTGCTGTTAGTTTCGGGAATATAGCCCATCGCGGATCTTTTGTAAAGCCTTCTATGTCCCACGATGCTTTGGAAATATCGCCTATGCTGACATCTGCACAGCCATGTGATACGCGAGTGGTAGTACGCATGATGACCGGCGTTTGAAGTTGGTTGGAAAGATTAAAGGCCCATAATGTCATATCATGTGCTTCTTGAGGAGTAGCGGGGTCTAATACCGGTATATTAGCGAAGCGAGCAAAAGAGCGCGTATCTTGCTCTGTCTGGGACGAATGGGGACCCGGGTCATCTGCTACCATTATGACAAGGGCTCCTTTTACTCCTATATATGATAGACTCATAAGCGGATCGGACGCAACATTTAATCCAACCTGTTTCATGGTTGTTATTGCTTTAGCACCAGCATATGCCGCACCTATAGCGGTTTCCAGGGCTACTTTTTCGTTAGTAGACCATTCGACGTATATGTCATATTTATCAGCATTTTGTGCTATAGTTTCTAACACCTCGGATGATGGCGTGCCAGGATAACCAGTAGCTATGTTTACACCGGCTTCCATAGCGGCCAAAGCTATAGCTTGATTGCCCATTAGAAATTGCACTTTATTCAACGTATCTTCTCCTCGCCAATGAATAATTCATAATAGTTAATATATCACACGTGAGGTGGATATTCCAGTAGCTTATTTTTATTGAAAATATGAAAGCCCTGCAGAATCGCTTATAATAGCGACTTTGCAGGGCTTAAAATCGTTCCAGGTCAGCTTATGGCCGCCAATACTTCACGCTCATCAACGGTAAGGATCTTAGCCATATCGAGCAGTATCACTAACCTACCGTTATTTTCCGCGGTACCGGTTATATATTCCTTGCCTATAGCCACAACATCGGGTATGGGTCCTATATCCTTGTCTTCCAGTCTGAGCACTTCCCGAACTTCATCCACTATAAAGGCTATCGGTTTATAATCCACCTCGGCTATGATAAAACGTGTATGCTGGCTATTTTCATCATATGTCCCTAATTTAAATCGCTTCTTTAAGTCCAGCACCGGTATTACCTCGCCGCGCAATTTTATCACACCCTCTATGAATGGAGGGTTATTTGGCACAGGGGTTATTGCCATCGGTTTTACAATCTCGCGTATATTCATTATATTCCCGGCGTACCAACCATCACCCAATTTAAATACAACATACTGATAATCAGCCATATAGCGTCCCCTCTCTTTAAATCTATGCTCTGCGCTGCTTAGCATTCATTTTCAGATATTCACTTATAAACAGGTCTATATCGCCATCCATAACGGCGTTTACATTACCTATTTCGGCATTAGTGCGGTGATCCTTTACCATTGTATATGGCTGGAATATATATGAACGTATCTGGCTGCCCCATTCTATACGCTTTAATTCGCCCTTTATGTCGCTTATCTTGGCCTGTTCCTCCTGCTCTTTTAATTCCAGCAGCTTGGCCTTAAGCATTTTCATAGCAGTCTCTTTATTGCTGTGCTGCGAGCGTTCGTTCTGGCACTGAACCACTATACCTGTAGGTATGTGCGTTATGCGTATAGCCGATTCGGTCTTATTGACATGTTGACCTCCGGCACCGCTAGAACGGTAGGTATCTATTTTCAGGTCTTCAGGATTTATCTCCACGCCTTCGTCATCATCCAACTCGGGCATTACATCCACCGATGCAAAGGACGTGTGCCTGCGGCCAGCCGCGTCGAAAGGCGATATGCGTACCAGACGGTGCACGCCTTTTTCGGCTTTAAGGTAACCGTAGGCATTCTCGCCTTCCACGAGGAAGGTAACGCTCTTTATGCCTGCTTCATCCCCTTCCAGAAGATCCAATACTTCGACTTTATAACCTTTATCCTCAGCCCAGCGCGTATACATACGATAGAGCATCTGCACCCAGTCCTGGGCTTCAGTGCCACCGGCTCCTGCATGGAGCGTTACTATGGCATTATTGCGATCATACGGTCCACTCAGCAGCGTTTCTATGCGCAGCCTTTCAACCTCTTTTCTCAACGATGCAAGCTCGGCCGCTACTTCGCCTACGATAGAAGCATCATCTTCCTCGCGACCCAGATCGGCCAGCGTGCGCAAATCCTCCCATTTTTGCTCTACAGCGCGTAGGTTTTGCAGTTTATCTTTCAACGCCTTTATACGTTGGTTAACCTTCTGCGAGCGTTCCATATCGCTCCAAAAGGAGGGGTCAGCCATCTGCTTTTCAAGGTTTTTTATCTCCTCTTCCATCCCTGCCGGGTCAAAGAGAAGCCCCCATTTCATCTATGATGCCGCGCAATTCGTCTATCTGCACGCTGTAATCTTCCAATTCCACTATCATATGATCATCTCCTCAAAATGTTATAATTTTCATGCTATCCTGCCGCAGCATTCCTTGTATTTTTTGCCGCTGCCGCACGGACATGGGTCATTGCGGCCAATCTTTTTACCAGCTCTTTTAACCGTTTGCGGCTTACTCCCTTCACCGCCATGGCTGGCCAATGCGGGCTTGGCCACTTGCTCTCTCTCAGGCGGCTTCTCCACCTTAACGTGATACAATAAAGTAACGGTATCCTCCTGTATGCTATGGATCATCTCCTGGAACATGTCATAGCCTTCTATCTTGTATTCCACTAGCGGGTCGCGCTGGCCGTAAGCCCTTAACCCTATACCGTCGCGCAAGCGATCCATATCATCAAGGTGATCCATCCACTTCTGATCGACGACTTTGAGCATTACAACGCGTTCGAGCTCGCGCATGGTCTCCTCACCTATCTCTTTTTCGCGCTTATCGTACAGCTCGTATGCCATGTCGACCAGACGCTCGGTGAATTCCTCGCGCGTTAGGTTCTCCTTATCCTCTTGGCTTATCGTCAAAGCACCAGCCGGCAGGAACAGATGGCCCAAATGCTCGGCTAATCCCTCGATATCCCATTCCTCGGGATGCGGACTGTTGGAGGTATATAATTTAACAGCCTCTTCCACGAGCGATTTTATCATATCCAATATGGAATCCTTGAGATTTTCTCCTTCCAACACCTGACGACGTTGTTTGTATATTACCTCACGTTGAACGTTCAACACGTTATCGTATTCCAGAAGCTGCTTGCGTATATCAAAGTTCTTAGCCTCCACGCGTTTTTGAGCGGCCTCTATCTGCTTGGTCAACATATTATTCTCTATGGGGGTATCGTCGTCCATGCCCAGAGCATCTACCAGATTCATAATGCGATCGGAACCGAATAATCTCAACAGATCGTCTTCCAGAGACAGATAGAAACGCGATGAGCCCGGATCGCCCTGGCGTCCGGAACGCCCGCGCAACTGATTATCTATGCGCCGGCTTTCATGCCTTTCGGTGCCCATGACATGCAGACCGCCTTTTTGGGCTATGCCCTCGCCCAGCACTATATCGGTGC encodes:
- a CDS encoding indolepyruvate oxidoreductase subunit beta — its product is MQYDILVAGVGGQGVILTSRLLGLAAMKAGLHVTTAETIGMSQREGAVVSHIRLGREIFGPLIPKAGADLIIGMEPSEAARNMPMLKRNGHMIVNTFPVIPASVAIGLSQYDVNEILAFINNTCKNAILVDATELAKQAGNHKSANVLLLGIVAAAGLLPFDISILQQALEEELPKKYLGVNKKSFEIGINMLYNIKNKV
- the iorA gene encoding indolepyruvate ferredoxin oxidoreductase subunit alpha translates to MQFLMGNQAIALAAMEAGVNIATGYPGTPSSEVLETIAQNADKYDIYVEWSTNEKVALETAIGAAYAGAKAITTMKQVGLNVASDPLMSLSYIGVKGALVIMVADDPGPHSSQTEQDTRSFARFANIPVLDPATPQEAHDMTLWAFNLSNQLQTPVIMRTTTRVSHGCADVSIGDISKASWDIEGFTKDPRWAIFPKLTAQRHPWLENLQGELANIFSASPFNRISGNGKIGIISSGVSRKYVQEALADLDLNVKLLEIGTPYPFPEAKAFEFAKGLDHIIAVEELDSYLEEQMLQLVGRYKLPASILGKIDGMFPKCGEYNVDIVKEGLQKCLKSIGAESRIKNPAPLVDVQNIPPLPSRQPTLCAGCMHRTVFYAFKRALNGIPAVFSGDIGCYTLGNAQPLDMVDTCLCMGAGISIAAGLQHAQPNVKHIAFIGDSTFFHSGIPAIINAVYNNANIMIAVLDNRTTAMTGHQPHPGIGITATGKPTVAVSIAEIARSCGVKTVEEIDGQNLKACTDAIKQVVEVDGPSVLIFKGPCTNLEKSDKHYTVDEQICTLCNYCVEQLGCPALFVIDDMPAIQSTCAGCGLCAQICPVGAIVPEGED
- a CDS encoding chemotaxis protein CheW, with protein sequence MADYQYVVFKLGDGWYAGNIMNIREIVKPMAITPVPNNPPFIEGVIKLRGEVIPVLDLKKRFKLGTYDENSQHTRFIIAEVDYKPIAFIVDEVREVLRLEDKDIGPIPDVVAIGKEYITGTAENNGRLVILLDMAKILTVDEREVLAAIS
- the prfB gene encoding peptide chain release factor 2 (programmed frameshift) — protein: MIVELEDYSVQIDELRGIIDEMGASLDPAGMEEEIKNLEKQMADPSFWSDMERSQKVNQRIKALKDKLQNLRAVEQKWEDLRTLADLGREEDDASIVGEVAAELASLRKEVERLRIETLLSGPYDRNNAIVTLHAGAGGTEAQDWVQMLYRMYTRWAEDKGYKVEVLDLLEGDEAGIKSVTFLVEGENAYGYLKAEKGVHRLVRISPFDAAGRRHTSFASVDVMPELDDDEGVEINPEDLKIDTYRSSGAGGQHVNKTESAIRITHIPTGIVVQCQNERSQHSNKETAMKMLKAKLLELKEQEEQAKISDIKGELKRIEWGSQIRSYIFQPYTMVKDHRTNAEIGNVNAVMDGDIDLFISEYLKMNAKQRRA